In Vigna angularis cultivar LongXiaoDou No.4 chromosome 8, ASM1680809v1, whole genome shotgun sequence, one DNA window encodes the following:
- the LOC108344246 gene encoding receptor-like protein EIX2 translates to MNAYVLKTFYVLLLVSFLDSGITMILNNSSEAKCIERERQALLSFKQGLIYDFGILSTWTIHHNNTDCCKWKRIHSNHQTGHVQLLDLHGNFDHTPYLRGAINVTSLIHLQYIQHLDLSNFYMKSKDAKWLSTLHSLSILELSSMHSLSSSHQWLQSISKLIPNLTELRLVDCNLFDNDIQSLFLSHSSNFSTSLTVLDLSSNILTSSTLQLLFNFGLHLRELYLSHNNIALSPSPCLNFPSLKILDLSYSNLESSMFLVNLNISSKLQKLHLVNCSIIDRTFLVSSTMNAFSSLLYLDLSDNLLKACSVFHWLSNFTTNLRTLYLGYNLLEGPIPNEFGKAMNSLEYLFLSNNKLQGKIPSFFGIICRLQRLDLSNNKLNGKFSSFIRNSSRCSRHIIRQLSLSYNKITGKIPESIKLLSELEILSLEGNSLEGDVTESHISNFSKLYFISLSHNSLSLKFLSSWIPPFQLSYLGIASCKLGPSFPGWLQTQNSLIQVDISGNGINDFVPEWFWNKLQIMYELNMSHNNLTDSIPDMKLQLPLKPSINLNSNNFEGKVPSFFLQASELLLSANKFSDFSCGNVTAALATLDLSDNQIKGQLPDCWISVDQLLFLDLSNNELSGNIPISMGSLVKFEALVLRNNSLMGELPSSLKNCNHLIMLDVSENMLSGSIPPWIGESMQQLQILIMRENHLSGNLPLHLCYLKRIQLLDLSKNKLSKGIPACFNNFTAFSEKSINRTEAERRVHWYNGTYYEIYNFFGGNDYNFHITWMWKGVERSFTRPELFLQSIDLSCNNLIGEMPKEITYMLGLVSLNLSKNNLSGEIPFEIGKLSSLESLDLSRNKFYGRIPSSLSEMDFLQKLDLSHNSLSGRIPLGRHLDTFDASCFEGNTDLCGKPLEKSCHEDETVIKSKGGDVHDEDDNSVFYGALYMSLGLGFFTGFWGLLGSLLLLQPWRIAYLTLLNRLIHYLLEMVVLNIA, encoded by the coding sequence CTTCAAACAAGGCCTCATATATGACTTTGGCATACTCTCCACTTGGACCATCCATCACAATAATACTGATTGCTGCAAATGGAAACGCATTCACTCCAACCATCAAACTGGTCATGTACAACTGCTTGATCTTCATGGAAACTTCGACCATACACCGTATTTGAGAGGTGCAATCAATGTCACTTCTTTGATTCACTTGCAATATATTCAACATCTGGACCTCAGCAATTTTTACATGAAATCTAAGGATGCAAAATGGTTGTCAACTCTCCATTCCTTAAGCATTCTTGAGCTGAGTTCAATGCATAGTCTTAGTTCCTCTCACCAGTGGCTACAAAGTATTAGTAAGCTCATTCCAAACTTAACAGAGCTGAGGCTAGTTGACTGTAATCTTTTCGATAATGATATTCAATCTTTGTTCCTTTCTCATTCCTCTAACTTTTCCACTTCTCTTACCGTTCTAGATCTATCTTCCAACATCTTGACATCATCAACACTTCAACTCTTGTTTAACTTTGGCCTTCATCTTCGAGAACTGTATCTTTCTCACAATAATATAGCCTTATCACCTTCTCCATGTCTAAATTTTCCATCTCTTAAGATCCTCGACCTCTCTTACAGTAATCTTGAGTCATCAATGTTTCTGGTTAATTTGAATATTAGCTCCAAACTACAAAAGCTTCACCTTGTAAACTGCAGTATTATAGATAGAACTTTCCTGGTTTCTTCTACAATGaatgctttttcttctcttttatacCTTGATCTCTCCGATAACTTATTAAAAGCATGCTCTGTATTTCACTGGCTTTCTAACTTCACTACCAATCTTCGCACCCTTTACCTTGGTTATAATTTGTTGGAAGGTCCCATTCCAAATGAATTTGGGAAAGCGATGAACTCTCTTGAATATCTTTTTCTCTCAAATAACAAACTACAAGGCAAGATTCCTTCTTTCTTTGGTATCATTTGCAGATTACAGAGATTAGACCTTTCAAATAATAAGTTGAATGGCAAATTTTCGAGCTTCATTCGTAATTCTTCAAGATGCAGCAGACACATAATTCGGCAATTGAGCTTATCTTATAACAAAATTACTGGCAAGATACCCGAGAGCATCAAACTGCTATCTGAGTTGGAGATTTTATCATTGGAGGGGAATTCTTTAGAGGGTGATGTCACTGAATCTCATATCTCTAATTTTtccaaattatatttcatatcCTTGTCACACAACTCATTGTCTCTAAAATTTCTGTCTAGTTGGATTCCCCCATTTCAATTAAGTTATTTGGGTATAGCATCTTGCAAGCTAGGTCCGAGTTTTCCTGGTTGGCTCCAGACTCAAAATTCCTTAATCCAAGTAGATATATCTGGTAATGGAATAAATGATTTTGTGCCAGAATGGTTTTGGAACAAGTTGCAAATTATGTACGAGTTGAATATGTCTCACAATAATCTCACTGATTCAATTCCTGACATGAAATTACAGCTTCCTTTAAAACCatctataaatttaaattcaaataattttgagGGAAAAGTGCCATCGTTTTTTCTACAAGCTTCCGAGCTCTTACTCTCTGCAAATAAGTTTTCAGATTTCTCGTGTGGAAACGTCACAGCTGCATTGGCGACTTTAGATTTATCAGATAATCAAATAAAGGGGCAACTTCCAGATTGTTGGATATCGGTTGACCAATTATTGTTTCTTGATTTAAGCAACAATGAATTGTCAGGGAACATTCCTATCTCCATGGGCTCCCTCGTCAAATTCGAAGCTTTAGTTTTACGAAATAATAGTTTAATGGGTGAATTGCCTTCCTCGCTGAAGAATTGCAACCATTTAATTATGTTGGATGTGAGTGAGAATATGTTGTCTGGATCAATACCACCATGGATTGGAGAAAGCATGCAACAATTGCAAATCTTGATCATGCGAGAGAATCACTTATCTGGAAATCTTCCCCTTCATCTATGTTATTTAAAGCGTATTCAATTATTGGATCTTTCTAAGAATAAATTGTCAAAAGGAATTCCAGCTTGCTTCAATAATTTTACTGCATTTTCTGAAAAGAGCATCAACAGAACTGAAGCAGAACGTCGTGTTCATTGGTATAATGGAACCTActatgaaatttataatttttttggtgGCAATGATTATAACTTTCATATAACGTGGATGTGGAAAGGCGTGGAACGCAGCTTCACACGTCCTGAATTGTTTCTTCAGAGCATTGATCTCTCATGTAACAATTTAATAGGTGAAATGCCGAAAGAGATTACATACATGCTCGGTCTagtttctttgaatttatcAAAAAACAATTTGAGTGGAGAAATTCCTTTTGAGATAGGAAAGTTAAGTTCACTTGAATCGCTCGACTTGTCAAGAAATAAATTCTATGGGAGAATTCCTTCGTCTCTTTCTGAAATGGATTTTCTCCAAAAATTAGACTTGTCACACAACTCTCTTTCGGGAAGAATCCCATTGGGAAGACACTTGGATACATTTGATGCCTCTTGTTTTGAAGGAAATACTGATCTTTGTGGGAAACCACTTGAAAAAAGTTGTCATGAAGATGAGACAGTGATAAAGTCTAAAGGAGGAGACGTCCATGATGAAGATGATAATTCGGTTTTCTATGGAGCATTATACATGAGCTTGGGACTAGGATTCTTCACAGGCTTTTGGGGGTTATTAGGGTCATTACTACTTTTGCAACCATGGAGAATTGCTTACTTGACTTTATTGAATAGACTGATACATTATTTACTTGAAATGGTTGTATTGAATATAGCATAG
- the LOC108344245 gene encoding receptor-like protein EIX2, producing MNSLSSLLYLDLSYNLLKSCSIFHWLSNFTNNLQNLYLDYNLLEGPIPDEFGIAMNSLENLHVSDSKLQGKVPSLFGSMCRLQILNISNNKLNGEFPSFIQNSSWCSRHIFRALDLSYNQITGKIPERIRQLSQLEFLSLEGNFLEGVVTESHLSNFSKLLHLYFSHNYLSLNLVSSWVPPFRLSYLRLASCKLGPGFPNWLQTQNSLIELDISSNGLNDLVPEWIWNKLQTMYDLNMSNNNLTGSIPNMKLKLPYKPSINLNSNRFEGKVPLFLLQASELLLSGNKFSDFSCGNVTAENLATLDLSDNQIKGQLADCWKSANRLLFLDLGSNQLSGKIPISMGTLVKLESLVLRNNNLMGELPSSLKNCNNLMMLDVSENMLSGPIPSWVGESMQQLIILIMRDNYFSGNLPLHLCYLKRIQLLDLSRNKLSDGIPSCLNNFTALSEKNINRTETESRVHWYNSTYYENYNAFNGSYYMIHITWMWKGMERSFTDPELILRSIDLSCNNLTGEIPKEISYMIGLVSLNLSRNNLSGEIPFDIGNLSSLESLDLSRNQFCGRIPSSLPQMDFLQKLDLSHNSLSGRIPLGRHLDTFDGSCFKGNVDLCGKPLEENCPGVEIPIKWEEGPEEHDKDDKSVLYGALYMSLGVGFFTGFWGLLGSLLLWQPWRIAYLRFLNRLIDCILIMAEVNIAKCQWWLKDFH from the coding sequence ATGAATTCTTTGTCTTCTCTTCTCTATCTTGACCTCTCATATAACCTGTTAAAGTCATGTTCTATATTTCACTGGCTTTCTAACTTCACGAACAATCTTCAAAACCTTTATCTTGATTATAATTTGTTGGAAGGTCCCATTCCAGATGAATTTGGCATAGCTATGAACTCTCTTGAAAATCTTCATGTGTCAGATAGCAAATTACAAGGCAAAGTTCCGTCTTTATTTGGGAGCATGTGTAGATTACAGATATTAAACATCTCAAATAACAAGTTAAATGGCGAATTTCCCAGCTTCATTCAAAATTCTTCATGGTGCAGCCGACACATATTTCGGGCATTGGACTTATCTTATAACCAAATTACTGGCAAGATACCCGAGAGAATCAGACAACTATCTCAGCTGGAGTTTTTATCATTGGAAGGGAATTTTTTAGAAGGTGTTGTCACTGAATCTCATCTTTCTAACTTTTCCAAATTACTTCACTTATACTTTTCACATAACTATTTGTCTCTAAACTTAGTCTCTAGTTGGGTTCCTCCTTTTAGATTGAGTTACTTGCGTCTTGCATCTTGCAAGCTAGGTCCGGGTTTTCCTAATTGGCTACAGACTCAAAATTCCTTAATCGAACTTGATATATCTAGTAATGGGTTGAATGATTTGGTACCAGAATGGATTTGGAACAAGTTGCAAACTATGTACGATTTGAATATGTCTAACAATAATCTCACTGGTTCAATTCCTAATATGAAATTGAAGCTTCCTTACAAACCatctataaatttaaattcaaatagattTGAGGGAAAAGTTCCACTGTTTTTGCTACAAGCTTCCGAACTGTTACTCTCTGGAAACAAATTTTCAGATTTCTCATGTGGAAACGTCACAGCTGAAAACTTGGCCACGTTGGATTTATCAGATAATCAAATAAAGGGGCAACTTGCAGATTGTTGGAAATCTGCAAACCGATTGTTGTTTCTTGATTTAGGAAGCAATCAATTGTCAGGGAAGATTCCTATCTCCATGGGTACCCTTGTCAAATTGGAATCTTTGGTTTTACGAAACAATAATTTAATGGGTGAGTTGCCTTCCTCTTTGAAAAATTGCAACAATTTAATGATGTTGGATGTGAGTGAGAATATGTTGTCTGGTCCAATACCATCATGGGTTGGAGAAAGCATGCAACAATTAATAATCTTGATAATGCGAGACAATTACTTCTCTGGAAATCTTCCTCTCCATCTATGTTATTTGAAGCGTATTCAATTGTTGGATCTTTCCAGGAATAAGTTATCAGATGGAATTCCATCTTGCTTAAACAATTTTACTGCATTATCTGAGAAGAACATCAACAGAACTGAAACTGAAAGTCGTGTGCATTGGTATAATAGTACTTACTATGAAAATTATAATGCTTTCAATGGTAGTTATTACATGATTCACATAACATGGATGTGGAAAGGTATGGAGCGCAGCTTCACAGACCCCGAATTGATTCTTCGTAGCATTGATCTTTCATGTAACAATTTAACAGGTGAAATACCAAAAGAAATTTCGTACATGATCGGGTTAGTTTCCTTGAATTTATCAAGAAACAATTTGAGTGGAGAAATTCCTTTCGACATTGGAAATTTAAGTTCACTTGAATCCCTTGACTTGTCAAGAAATCAATTCTGTGGGAgaattccttcttctcttcctcaAATGGATTTTCTCCAAAAATTAGACTTGTCACACAACTCTCTTTCTGGAAGAATCCCATTGGGAAGACACTTGGATACATTTGATGGCTCTTGCTTTAAAGGAAATGTTGATCTTTGTGGGAAACCTCTTGAAGAAAATTGCCCTGGAGTTGAGATACCGATAAAGTGGGAAGAAGGACCAGAAGAGCATGATAAAGATGATAAATCAGTTTTGTATGGAGCATTATACATGAGCTTGGGGGTAGGATTCTTCACAGGCTTTTGGGGCTTATTAGGTTCATTACTTCTTTGGCAACCTTGGAGAATTGCTTATCTGAGGTTCTTGAACAGACTGATAGATTGTATACTTATAATGGCTGAAGTGAACATAGCAAAGTGCCAATGGTGGCTCAAAGActttcattaa